A region of the Sodalis ligni genome:
CGGATGCGGTGAAGGCCACGGCGTTATTGGCGCAGGCGGAGGAGTTCAGGCTGCGTTTTGCCGCCGGCGCGCCGCAGCGCGACCGCCAGCGGCTATTGCCCCATGAAGAGATGCTGGCGCTGCGCCGCAGCGGCCTGTTGGCCATGCGTGTACCGCGAGAGTACGGCGGCCCGGAGATAGACATGGTGAGTTTTTCCCGGATTATACGCATGCTGGCTGCCGGCGATCCCAATATCGCCCAGGGCATTGCGCCGCATTTCACCAACCTGGAAAAACTTCGCATTTACGGAACGCCGGCGCAGCAAAAAGTCTACTTTGACCTGGTGCTGGAAGGCTGCTTGATGAGCAATGCCGCCGCCGAACGGGAAGGCGCATTTATCGGCGATGTCTCGACGCTGCTTTTCAGGGAGAATGGGGTCTGGCGCCTGCGGGGCAATAAGTATTACAGTACCGGCAGCCTGTTCTCCAGCATTATCCTGGTGACGGCGGCTCACGAAGAGGGGGGCCGGGCGGCGATTTTTGTCCCGGTTGACCGACCCGGCGTCACGGTGGCGGATGACTGGGACGGCATGGGGCAACGCACTACCGCCAGCGGCACCACCGAATTCGCCGACGTCGAGATTGCCGAGGAGGAGATTTTGCGTATTCCCGCCTATGGCGATCGCCGCACCCATGAGGGCGGCTTCGCCCAGTTGATACACGCCTCCATTGACGCCGGTATCGCCCGGGCGGCGCTGGAGGATGCCTGCGAATACGGCCGAACATCCGCGCGGGTATTGCGGGAAAGCGGCGTGCGCGGCGCCATAGAGGATCCTTATGTGCTCCACACCGTGGGGGAGATGGCCATTATCACCCACGGGGCGGAAAGCCTGCTGGAGCGGGGGGCGGTACTG
Encoded here:
- a CDS encoding acyl-CoA dehydrogenase family protein — its product is MSAHYKEQGRRDPAGPDAVKATALLAQAEEFRLRFAAGAPQRDRQRLLPHEEMLALRRSGLLAMRVPREYGGPEIDMVSFSRIIRMLAAGDPNIAQGIAPHFTNLEKLRIYGTPAQQKVYFDLVLEGCLMSNAAAEREGAFIGDVSTLLFRENGVWRLRGNKYYSTGSLFSSIILVTAAHEEGGRAAIFVPVDRPGVTVADDWDGMGQRTTASGTTEFADVEIAEEEILRIPAYGDRRTHEGGFAQLIHASIDAGIARAALEDACEYGRTSARVLRESGVRGAIEDPYVLHTVGEMAIITHGAESLLERGAVLLENAVRVAFAGGADADRLLGEASVAVAEAKYATTEAAIKVSEMIFRIGGASATSARLNLDRHWRNARTHTTHDPVAYKARAVGDFYLNGALPPINTKI